In the Pectinatus sottacetonis genome, GATCAAACTGCATACCTTCTACAACAGAAAGATTTGTGGCCATTCCCTTAGATTCTTCAACAGTGATAACACCGTCTTTGCCGACCTTTTCCATTGCATCTGCAATGAGATTACCCATTTCCTTATCGCTGGAAGAAATAGTAGCAACCTGAGCAATAGCAGCTTTTCCTTCAACTTTGTGCGATTTGGCTTTTATTTCAGCAACTAAATTTTTAACGGCTTCTTCAATGCCTTTTTTTATAATCATTGGGTTTGCGCCGGCAGCAACATTGCGCATACCTTCGCGAATCATTGCCTGTGCTAATAAAGTAGCTGTTGTAGTACCATCACCAGCTACATCATTGGTTTTGGTAGCAACTTCCTTTACAAGCTGGGCACCCATGTTTTCAAAAGGATCTTCTAATTCAATTTCGCGAGCAATAGAAACACCATCGTTGGTAATAGTAGGTGCACCAAACTTTTTATCAAGAACAACATTTTTTCCTTTAGGTCCAAGGGTTACTTTTACAGCATCTGCCAATGCGTCAACACCTTTTCCTAAGGCGCGGCGGGCTTCTTCACCAAATAAAATCTGTTTAGCCATTATTAATAAAACCTCCTGAATTTATATTGAAACAGCCGTTAGTTAAGCTATTGCAAGAATGTCGCTTTCGCGAACGATTAAGTAATTCATACCATCGACTTTTATTTCAGTTCCAGCGTATTTTGAGAAAATAATTTTATCTCCTACTTTTACTTCTGGAGCAACTTTTTGTCCGTTATCGAAAACTTTACCGCTGCCAACAGCTACCACTTCACCTTCTTGTGGTTTTTCCTTAGCTGTATCTGGCAGTACGATACCGCTAGCGGTTTTTGCGTCTCCTTCAGAAACTTTAATTACAATTCTGTCGCCTAAGGGCTTAATCATTGTACGTTCCTCCCTATAAAATTAAATTGCGTTATTATTTTTGTTAGCACTCACATTGACTGAGTGCTAACTACATTTCTTATAATAAATAACTTTGAGAAAAAAATCAAGTAGTTTTAGAAAAAAAGTAAAAATTATTTTACAAAATGAATTGCCTGATAATCTTTTTATGGTGTGCTATGGTTGAAATTTAAAAAGCTGTTTGTTATAATTTCTACATAACAAACGATTGGATGAAAAATTATTTTATTATTTTTATCTTAATGGAAGATGACAAATATTATATGAACATACCTTTTAATTTTTCCATCAAGACTAAATACATAATTAGTATTTATTAGCTGAATGGTAATTACTATGCATACTATGCATAATAGTTCTGTTAGTGTTAACTATAAAATATAGGTATTCATATTGAAGTTTTGACAGGGGGTGTTTTGGCACGCCCTATATTTGTTATGAAGGAGTAATTATGGGAATAAAATTGTTTGCTACTGATTTGGATGGGACTTTATTAAATAGTGATGATAAAATTTCTAAACGAAATGCTGATGCGGTGCATGCTGCTATTGCTGCGGGAATAATTGTTACTTTTGCTACTGGCAGAATGTATTGTTCTGCCGTTAAATATGCTGAGAAAATCAATATGGATGTGCCGCTTGTGACTTATAATGGTGCGCTTATTAAATCTACGGCGGGAAAAGTGTATAATGAAGAATATATTTCCGAGGATGTTGTCAAAGCATTTGTTGATTACTGCGCACATAAACAATGGTATCTGCAGGTAAATAGTAATGATAAACTTTATTTTCCCACATATTTACAAAGATCAGCTGATTACGAAAAAAGTACGGGCATAAAGGGGGAAACAGTTGGCTGGCATGGATTAAGTGAAAAAACAGCAAATGTTGCTAAAATGTTGTTTGTTACAGATGCTTATGCACAGAAGGATATGAGGGAAAAATTAGAAGCCGAAAATGGTATGATTTGTGAGATGACACACAGATTTGCAGGAAAGGTGACACTTGTCAGATCGAAAAAAGGACTTATAGAAGTCACTAGCCCGATGGTTAGCAAAGCTAACGCTCTGCGCTTTTTAGCAAAACATTTTGGTTTTGGTATGGACGAAGTGATGGCTATAGGTGATGGTAATAATGATTTGCCTATGCTTGAGACAGCAGGAAAAAGCGCAGCAATGGGAAATGCTGCGGCCAATATTAAAGCAGCATGTGATTATGTTGTGGATACAAATGATAATGATGGTGTAGCTGAGGCTTTATATAAATATGTACTATTATAATGATGTGAGGTTTTATTAAAATTATTTTAATATGAAATGGATGTGGGAAAATGAAGGAAAAAGATAAATTTCGTCTTGTTATTGTCACCGGCATGTCCGGCAGTGGAAAAACTCAGGCTTGTCGTAATTTGGAGGACCTAGGATATTTTTGTGTAGATAATCTTCCACCTGTGTTTATTCCTAAATTTGCTGAGCTTTGCATTCATTCGGCAGGACATGTGAGCAAAGTCGTGCTTGTTGTAGATACAAGAAGCCGTGAGTTTTTTGATACATTTGTCCATATACTGAAACAAATGGATGAGGAAAATAAACCATTTGAACTGTTATTTATGGAGGCTGCAGATGAAGTTATCATAAGAAGGTATAAAGAAACAAGACGCCGTCATCCTATGGCCCCAAATTCACGTATAAGTGAGGGAATCAGTAAAGAACGAGAACGGTTAGCCAGGGTACGCAATAAAGCTACTTATATAATAGATACATCGGCTTTGCAAAAAAGTGAACTAAAACAAAAAATAGTTCGTTTATTCGGTGAAATCTGTGGCGATCAAATGAATATAAATATTCTTTCCTTCGGTTTTAAGTTTGGAATGCCGCTGGATGCAGATATGGTACTTGATGTGAGATTTTTGCCTAATCCCTTTTATATAGAAAAAATGCGGCATAAAAGTGGTGCGGTACCGGAAGTAGCAGAATATATTGCCAAATGGCCTGTCACACAACAGTTTATAGAAAAACTGGATGAACTTATTAATTTTTTAATTCCACAATACATAAAAGAAGGAAAGAGTCAGCTGGTTATTGCTATTGGCTGTACTGGCGGGATGCATAGATCCGTTTTTATTGCCAGACACTTATTTAATTTATTAAAAAATCGCGGATATCTGGCAAATTTAGAACATCGTGATTTAATGAAAAATGATGTTCATGAACATCTTCAATAGTATTATTTGGGGGAAATGCATATATGCATCTTTTAAAATGGTTATATCCAGGCATGCGATTTAAGCGCTGGCTTTTTTTGTTTGCGATCGGTGTGCTTTTGATAAGCATAGGTTTAACTATTGTTTTTAATTATAAATATATTGACGGGATAGAAGAATTTATTTTTCGTATTGCGTATACGACTACAGGAACATATAATTATACGATAACAAATGTTGTTGGTATTTTGATTTCACTTGTTGGTTTAGTTATAATGCTGATAGCTATGCGAATGACTATAAGGTCAATTATTACTGTATTGCTACCGGATAATTCCGATAAGCTTGTCGATTTAATATATGAAAAGCGTAAGCTTGATAAAGGTCCGGCTATTACAGTTATCGGCGGAGGAACTGGTTTATCTGTATTGCTACGTGGGCTGAAAGAAGTAACTAATAATGTAACGGCTGTGGTCACCGTAGCAGATGATGGCGGATCCTCCGGCAGACTACGCAATGAATTTGGCATAATTCCTCCGGGTGACTTACGTAATTGTCTTGTAGCTCTAGCAGATACAGAACCGCTTATGGAAAAATTATTTCAATATCGGTTTGAAGGGGATAGTGAACTAGCCGGTCACAGCTTTGGCAATTTATTTATAGCAGCAATGACACAGGTAACTGGAGATGTTGAAAAAGCCTTAATGGAATCAAGTAAAGTTTTGGCAGTCAGGGGGAAAGTTTTTCCGGCAAGCACTGCTAAGATAAGATTGGGAGCCACAATGACCGATGGAACTGTTGTTGAAGGAGAATCCCAGATACCATTGGTACATAAAAGAATAAAGCGGGTTCATATTTCACCAAGCAAGGTGGAACCAGTACCTTCAGCAATAAATGCAATAAAAAAAGCAGATGCGATAATTTTAGGACCAGGCAGTTTATATACCAGTATCATGCCTAATTTTCTAGTTGATAAAGTAGCTGAAACTGTAAAAAAAAGTAAAGCTATAAAAATATATATATGCAATGTGATGACACAGCCGGGAGAAACTGATAAATATACAGTTTCTATGCATGTCAGAGCAATCATGGAACATGCGGGTATAGGCAGTGTTGATTATGTGCTGGTAAATGATAAACCCATATCCGCTTCTTTGCAAGATTTTTATGCGCAAAAAGGACAATATCCTGTTGTGATAGATGAAGAAGCTATCCATGATTTGGGAGTTGGCTTTGTCAAAGCAGATCTTGTGAACGAAACTAATGTTATTCATCATGACCCAGAAAAACTTGCCCATAATATTATGCAAATGGTATATGGATTAAAGACAGACAATAAATGGCAGCGGAAAAATGACATTAGGAGGTGAAAATAATGCCTTCTTTTTCTGCAGAAGTTAAAAATGAATTAGCACATTTTAATGAAACAAATATTTGCTGTATACGTGCGGAATTATCTGCTCTGCTGCGTATGGGAGCATCATTTGTTTTGAATACTAAACATCACATGGGAGTAAATTTTACAACAGAAAATGCTGCTGTAGGAAGACGTGTCCTGGCTTTTATAAAGGGACTTTGTATTGGAGAGATAAGAACAGAGCTTGTAGTTATGCGGTCACGACGTTTACAAAAAAATAACCATTATACTATAAGAGTGATGCCTTCAAAGGTAACAAATAAATTACTTGAAGAATTAGGATTTATTAATGGTGATGGATCAGGTTTTAATATGGGTAAAGATAGTGCCCTGCTAAGCAAATACTGTTGCAAAGAGGCTTATTTGCGCGGAGCTTTTTTAGGAGGAGGATCTGTTAACCGGCCTGATGCTGGGTATCATTTAGAATTTTCGACTAGTAATTATGAATTTTCCCGACAGATGCTGAATTTGCTTAATCAGTTTGGTTTTCCTATAGGAACAACAACGCGTAAAGATAACTATGTACTTTATTTAAAGGAAAGTGAAGCTATTATAAGTTTTTTACGAATGATCGGTGCAGAACAAGTATTGGAAGAATTTGAAAGCACTCGCAATCTGAAAGAAGTACGAAATCAGGTCAATCGTTTGGTTAATTGTGAAACAGCTAATTTGCAAAAAACAGTAAATGCAGCACTGCGTCAGGTCAAAAATATGACACTGCTGCTAAAAAATATTAATATTAGTGATTTACCAGTTGTATTACAGGAAACGGCCAAAGCAAGAATAGATTACCCTGATGCTTCTCTTAGTGAACTAGCACAAATTCTAGGGGTAGGAAAATCAGGTGTAAATCATAGACTGCGAAAGTTAGAGATGATGGCACTTCAATTGAAAGAGTGTGAAAAAAAGTGAAATATGTAAAGCTTATTATCTTAACTGTTATTGTTTTGGTTCTGGTTTTATGTGGTATATATTTTTATCAAAAAAATACTAATGGAGTTTTAATATTGGAATATCATAAGGTCAATGATATTGACAATGATGAATATACTATATCGACGAAAATGTTTGATAAACAACTGGATTATTTATCAGCTCATGGGTATAAAACTATCTCATTGATGGATTTTGTGCGAGCCAAAAAATATGGCGAAAAATTACCGTCAAAAGCTGTTATTCTGACATTTGATGATGGATATGAAGATAATTACACAAATGTAATGCCAATCTTAAAAAAACATCATATGAAAGAGACAGTATTTATTATTGCCAATTATGTAGGAAAAAAAGGATACCTAACATGGAATCAGCTAAAAGAAATGCAAAATACCAATTTTGAACTGGGTAGTCATACAGCAAATCATATACCATTAACCACTTTGTCACCAAGTAAAATTAATAGTGAAATAAATTTATCAAAATTATTGATGGAGTGGAGGGGATTAAAAACAATATATTTCTTTTCCTATCCTAATGGAGCTTATAACAGCACCGCGTTAAAAGATCTTAAAAAATATGGCTATCTGGCAGCTGTGACAGGAAATTTTGGGCTTAATACGTTTTCAACAAATCCATATCTTTTGCAGAGAACTTATATTCCAAGATCACGCTGGGGAATCTTTGATTTTAAGCTGCGTATTTTAAAAAGCAGGTTATGCAGCAGTTTCAATATAAATCAGCATAGACAATAAATTATTATAAGATACTGCTGACTAAAAAAGATAAAATACAAAATTTGTGAGGTAAAATGGAATTTTTGAAACGAATAATATTATTTGTTTTTCTACTTTTGACGTTATTTAGTTTTGATGGTTACGAAATACATGTTTATGCGCGGCACAATGAAGTTGCCAAAAGTACTATTAATAAAACT is a window encoding:
- the whiA gene encoding DNA-binding protein WhiA — encoded protein: MPSFSAEVKNELAHFNETNICCIRAELSALLRMGASFVLNTKHHMGVNFTTENAAVGRRVLAFIKGLCIGEIRTELVVMRSRRLQKNNHYTIRVMPSKVTNKLLEELGFINGDGSGFNMGKDSALLSKYCCKEAYLRGAFLGGGSVNRPDAGYHLEFSTSNYEFSRQMLNLLNQFGFPIGTTTRKDNYVLYLKESEAIISFLRMIGAEQVLEEFESTRNLKEVRNQVNRLVNCETANLQKTVNAALRQVKNMTLLLKNINISDLPVVLQETAKARIDYPDASLSELAQILGVGKSGVNHRLRKLEMMALQLKECEKK
- a CDS encoding gluconeogenesis factor YvcK family protein — encoded protein: MHLLKWLYPGMRFKRWLFLFAIGVLLISIGLTIVFNYKYIDGIEEFIFRIAYTTTGTYNYTITNVVGILISLVGLVIMLIAMRMTIRSIITVLLPDNSDKLVDLIYEKRKLDKGPAITVIGGGTGLSVLLRGLKEVTNNVTAVVTVADDGGSSGRLRNEFGIIPPGDLRNCLVALADTEPLMEKLFQYRFEGDSELAGHSFGNLFIAAMTQVTGDVEKALMESSKVLAVRGKVFPASTAKIRLGATMTDGTVVEGESQIPLVHKRIKRVHISPSKVEPVPSAINAIKKADAIILGPGSLYTSIMPNFLVDKVAETVKKSKAIKIYICNVMTQPGETDKYTVSMHVRAIMEHAGIGSVDYVLVNDKPISASLQDFYAQKGQYPVVIDEEAIHDLGVGFVKADLVNETNVIHHDPEKLAHNIMQMVYGLKTDNKWQRKNDIRR
- a CDS encoding polysaccharide deacetylase family protein, producing MEYHKVNDIDNDEYTISTKMFDKQLDYLSAHGYKTISLMDFVRAKKYGEKLPSKAVILTFDDGYEDNYTNVMPILKKHHMKETVFIIANYVGKKGYLTWNQLKEMQNTNFELGSHTANHIPLTTLSPSKINSEINLSKLLMEWRGLKTIYFFSYPNGAYNSTALKDLKKYGYLAAVTGNFGLNTFSTNPYLLQRTYIPRSRWGIFDFKLRILKSRLCSSFNINQHRQ
- a CDS encoding Cof-type HAD-IIB family hydrolase, with protein sequence MGIKLFATDLDGTLLNSDDKISKRNADAVHAAIAAGIIVTFATGRMYCSAVKYAEKINMDVPLVTYNGALIKSTAGKVYNEEYISEDVVKAFVDYCAHKQWYLQVNSNDKLYFPTYLQRSADYEKSTGIKGETVGWHGLSEKTANVAKMLFVTDAYAQKDMREKLEAENGMICEMTHRFAGKVTLVRSKKGLIEVTSPMVSKANALRFLAKHFGFGMDEVMAIGDGNNDLPMLETAGKSAAMGNAAANIKAACDYVVDTNDNDGVAEALYKYVLL
- the groES gene encoding co-chaperone GroES, which codes for MIKPLGDRIVIKVSEGDAKTASGIVLPDTAKEKPQEGEVVAVGSGKVFDNGQKVAPEVKVGDKIIFSKYAGTEIKVDGMNYLIVRESDILAIA
- the rapZ gene encoding RNase adapter RapZ, whose product is MKEKDKFRLVIVTGMSGSGKTQACRNLEDLGYFCVDNLPPVFIPKFAELCIHSAGHVSKVVLVVDTRSREFFDTFVHILKQMDEENKPFELLFMEAADEVIIRRYKETRRRHPMAPNSRISEGISKERERLARVRNKATYIIDTSALQKSELKQKIVRLFGEICGDQMNINILSFGFKFGMPLDADMVLDVRFLPNPFYIEKMRHKSGAVPEVAEYIAKWPVTQQFIEKLDELINFLIPQYIKEGKSQLVIAIGCTGGMHRSVFIARHLFNLLKNRGYLANLEHRDLMKNDVHEHLQ